The proteins below come from a single Chitinophaga pinensis DSM 2588 genomic window:
- a CDS encoding phosphatidylinositol-specific phospholipase C1-like protein: MKILGGIALALGICLMHDGIPDNLKMNRIQVIGSHNSYKRAIDPALFKVFQQKDSVSASKLDYEHISIAEQLDMGLLNLEIDVYPDEKGGRFAHPKGLQWAPGQAPFDEKGVMNEPGFKVLHVPDLDFRNDYLTLKNILAELKTWSDKHPDHYPIFITLEPKDGTSNEKNTTAPEPFTPKTYEELDKALIAGLGKEHIITPDMVRGKYKTLEDAVLHDNWPTLKDAKGKFAFLLDANGPKKDMYVAGHASLKGRVMFANADPGQPEAAMLFRNTPTTPEIKDLVAKGYIIRTRADADTREARLNDKSNFMAACNSGAQIITTDYYKKSTHFVSDYEISFDDKKYVRLNPVLNGIAAGGSK, from the coding sequence ATGAAGATTCTAGGAGGAATTGCTTTAGCACTTGGCATCTGTCTGATGCACGACGGAATACCTGACAACCTGAAAATGAACAGGATACAGGTAATCGGATCTCACAATAGCTATAAAAGAGCCATAGACCCGGCCTTATTTAAAGTATTCCAGCAAAAAGACTCCGTATCAGCCAGCAAACTGGACTATGAACACATTTCCATTGCAGAACAACTGGATATGGGCTTATTAAACCTGGAAATTGATGTTTATCCGGATGAAAAAGGCGGACGTTTCGCGCATCCGAAAGGATTGCAATGGGCGCCTGGACAAGCTCCATTTGATGAAAAAGGCGTTATGAACGAACCGGGTTTCAAAGTACTGCATGTACCGGATCTGGACTTCCGCAATGACTACCTGACCTTAAAGAATATCCTGGCCGAATTGAAAACCTGGTCAGATAAACATCCTGATCATTACCCGATCTTTATCACCCTGGAACCTAAGGACGGTACCTCTAATGAGAAAAACACAACCGCTCCGGAGCCATTCACGCCAAAAACGTATGAAGAACTGGATAAGGCGTTGATAGCAGGATTGGGTAAAGAACACATCATTACACCGGATATGGTCAGAGGTAAATATAAGACCCTGGAAGACGCTGTATTGCATGACAACTGGCCTACCCTGAAAGATGCCAAAGGTAAATTTGCCTTCCTGCTGGATGCCAATGGCCCTAAAAAAGACATGTATGTAGCCGGTCATGCTTCCCTGAAAGGCAGGGTAATGTTTGCCAATGCGGATCCGGGACAGCCTGAAGCAGCAATGCTTTTCAGAAACACACCTACGACACCGGAAATCAAAGACCTGGTAGCAAAAGGGTATATCATCCGTACCAGGGCAGATGCGGATACCCGGGAGGCGCGTCTGAACGATAAATCCAATTTCATGGCCGCCTGTAATTCCGGCGCACAGATCATTACTACCGACTATTATAAGAAAAGCACACACTTCGTTTCTGACTATGAGATCAGTTTCGATGATAAAAAATATGTAAGGCTCAATCCCGTACTGAATGGTATAGCAGCAGGTGGCAGTAAATAA
- a CDS encoding SRPBCC family protein, with the protein MTTKTRTAITIESTVQAPVAKVWDYWNKPEHITHWAFASDDWHAPKAENDLRTGGKFSTTMAAKDGSFSFEFGGEYTDVKEHKLIEYTMGDGRKVSVLFTTVEDATKVVETFEAEDENPVEMQREGWQTILNNFKKYTESH; encoded by the coding sequence ATGACAACGAAAACAAGGACTGCCATCACCATCGAAAGTACTGTTCAGGCGCCGGTAGCTAAAGTCTGGGATTACTGGAACAAACCGGAGCATATCACACATTGGGCTTTCGCGTCTGACGACTGGCACGCACCAAAAGCAGAAAATGACCTGCGTACCGGCGGTAAATTCAGTACCACCATGGCAGCTAAAGACGGTAGTTTCAGTTTTGAATTCGGCGGTGAGTATACAGACGTGAAGGAACATAAACTGATAGAATACACCATGGGAGATGGCAGAAAAGTAAGCGTACTCTTCACTACAGTTGAAGATGCGACGAAAGTGGTGGAAACATTTGAGGCGGAAGATGAAAACCCGGTGGAAATGCAACGTGAAGGCTGGCAGACAATCCTGAATAACTTCAAGAAATATACTGAAAGTCACTAA